From Pseudomonas sp. FP2335, the proteins below share one genomic window:
- a CDS encoding RHS repeat-associated core domain-containing protein produces the protein MDAKSRDVDAVISDFNRCLNTYDAWTQSAFSVSALEVEQVFKVGNEVALVEPASRSNLPSSTTATCPANGTLTLVHMFQTARFVPIGNTPVKVQRIDSDGRPLGDPLHKTIGPSGILEISECERNQRYKVSFYPNLSTAHFKALYASYQAVIAPLEDWLRSEWKTTFKPLWKDYSEANFLQRYLSLHEAYARGFGEALYSLWDTLKQLFQWLADPLAHAEQLLHYLTDLQFEQLLKAGTDAIAKGLLVLSDEPLLFVYLSALVSWMRLLPPPYLNELLGEISAEVLINLVLCLATGGMGVVVRMSAKVLGGIKSQRARRWLEHMAGQFGKSRLAEHVEAAKPVLLGSPATPISGVPSAQLKAGTELVSNPVTAVRSKSRQQTTLVRQEPVDDVPAAGKNPNGDAAAAADKTATHGCPVSMVTGEELLTLTDGVLDGVLSFEWTRLYRTSAVEMDCGLGFGWSHALAHRLVVSGDSVVWTDHENRSTLLPLPTASRPAITNSLAEAAIYLGDLPGELVLAQASRFYHFQDGLLTATSDAYDNRLRICRDVLGRIERLDNGVGRSLLLRYASHRIVAVDYQIQRAEGAGPYVWATEYSVVSYTYDDIGRLVSATNAVGESEVYRYDDNHVIVERGLAGGASFFWAWERSGKAARCVRHWASFSQMDTRYAWDDDGRVTLFNADGSQEVYVHDGRARLVQRVDPEGATHYKSYDDKGRLTVEQDPLGAVTAYQYDDAGRLVAVFPGDDQPTSYEHDNGFVRVVRRGEAVWKYERNDQGDVTRRTDPDGHVTDYSYNQHGQLTGVWYPDNSCHRLVWNERGQRVEEQLPNGGIKRYRYDDVGRLVSREDEHGALTGYQWDSVGRMIRVVLPDGATREYSYNAYGKVTAECDELGHVTRYEYADGLHLISRRINADGSQVKYRYDNTRLLLTEIENEAGETYGLQYYPNGLIQQEIGFDGQRTTYAYDLNGNLQEKTEHGDDGSQLITRYERDFAGRLVRKTLPDGSVVDYAYDTQGNLLSVDDGHWALAYEYDAQNRLTAEHQGWGTLRYAYDACGHLHHLRLPDNNRVVFNRAKGGHLSTVDLNGQTLTSHLFKSGQERQRQQGQLLSHYHYDDQQRLHAHTVTQQQNHLYRRQYDYDKSGNLNRVLDTRKGEHHYSYDPLNRLTRADHSQDHQERFVHDPAGNLLMQNRTGPDVVAGNRLMIQGDRHYDYDAFGNLIRERRGKGQQLVTEYRYDCQHRLVAATQPNGQTSHYRYDPFGRRISKTVEGVTTEFFWQGDKLIAEHHAERHRSYLYEPDSFRPLALLEGFGPNDTKPYHYQLDHLGTPQELTNPDGEIVWSAHYRAYGEITRLDVGTIDNPLRFQGQYFDPESGLHYNRHRYYNPDIGRYLTPDPVKLAGGINGYRYVPNPTGWVDPLGLSNCPGTGGCESTVGHNDPERKASADDRSPSLPQPTRAERQIRITELAEENAKKRVESIQNQYDMHTIDRHSPEITDTALKQRAIDGTDPGTGLRRPHDRGNVSSQFHSWRLQLSALNKALTREPLGLDPFNGKDHNNNPILKLELPGAGRGYRPNRKTPQAPHLNENLNWFEVKFDIDDNTRPFTAFPAEKK, from the coding sequence ATGGATGCCAAATCGCGGGACGTCGACGCGGTTATCAGCGACTTCAACCGCTGCCTTAATACCTATGACGCCTGGACGCAAAGCGCCTTCAGTGTTTCGGCGTTGGAGGTTGAACAGGTATTTAAAGTCGGCAACGAGGTGGCACTCGTCGAACCCGCCAGCCGCTCCAATCTCCCCAGCAGCACCACCGCAACCTGCCCGGCCAATGGCACGTTGACCCTGGTGCACATGTTCCAGACTGCGCGATTCGTGCCCATCGGCAACACGCCGGTGAAGGTGCAGCGGATCGATTCAGATGGCCGCCCGCTAGGTGACCCCCTCCATAAAACCATCGGCCCGAGTGGCATCCTCGAAATCAGCGAATGCGAGCGCAACCAGCGCTACAAGGTCAGCTTCTATCCCAACCTATCCACGGCACATTTCAAGGCGCTGTACGCCTCGTATCAGGCGGTGATCGCGCCGCTGGAAGACTGGCTGCGCAGCGAATGGAAGACCACCTTCAAACCGCTGTGGAAGGACTACTCCGAAGCCAACTTCCTCCAGCGCTACCTATCGCTGCACGAGGCCTATGCACGCGGGTTTGGCGAGGCACTGTATTCACTCTGGGACACCCTCAAGCAACTGTTCCAGTGGCTGGCAGACCCGCTGGCCCACGCCGAACAACTGTTGCATTACCTGACCGACCTCCAGTTCGAACAGCTGCTGAAAGCCGGCACCGACGCCATCGCCAAGGGTTTGCTGGTGTTGAGCGACGAGCCGCTGCTGTTTGTTTATCTGTCGGCGCTGGTCAGTTGGATGCGCCTGCTGCCCCCGCCGTATCTGAACGAGCTGCTGGGAGAGATCAGCGCCGAAGTGCTGATCAATCTGGTGCTGTGCCTTGCGACTGGCGGGATGGGCGTGGTGGTGCGCATGAGCGCGAAGGTGCTGGGCGGTATCAAGTCCCAGCGGGCGCGCAGGTGGTTGGAGCACATGGCTGGGCAATTCGGTAAGTCTCGGCTGGCGGAGCATGTCGAAGCAGCCAAACCGGTGTTGCTGGGCAGTCCCGCGACGCCGATTTCGGGGGTGCCGAGTGCGCAGTTGAAGGCCGGGACCGAGCTGGTTTCCAACCCGGTGACGGCGGTGCGGAGCAAGTCCAGGCAGCAGACGACGTTGGTGCGACAGGAACCTGTCGATGATGTGCCCGCTGCGGGCAAGAACCCCAACGGCGATGCCGCTGCGGCTGCGGATAAAACCGCGACCCATGGCTGCCCGGTGTCGATGGTCACCGGGGAGGAGTTGCTGACCCTCACCGACGGTGTGCTGGACGGGGTGTTGTCGTTCGAATGGACGCGGCTGTATCGCACCAGTGCCGTGGAAATGGACTGCGGGCTGGGGTTTGGCTGGAGTCATGCGCTGGCCCACCGGCTGGTGGTTTCCGGTGATTCGGTGGTGTGGACCGATCATGAAAACCGCTCGACGCTGTTGCCCTTGCCGACGGCCTCTCGGCCCGCGATCACCAATAGCCTGGCCGAAGCGGCCATTTATTTGGGTGATTTGCCTGGTGAATTGGTACTGGCCCAGGCCTCACGTTTCTACCACTTTCAAGACGGCTTGCTGACAGCCACCAGCGATGCGTATGACAACCGGCTGCGCATTTGCCGGGATGTGCTGGGGCGCATCGAGCGGCTGGACAACGGTGTCGGGCGTTCGCTGCTTTTGCGCTACGCCTCGCACCGCATTGTTGCGGTGGACTACCAGATTCAGCGCGCCGAGGGCGCTGGCCCCTACGTTTGGGCGACAGAGTACAGCGTTGTCTCCTACACCTATGACGACATCGGTCGGTTGGTTTCGGCGACCAACGCCGTAGGCGAAAGCGAGGTGTATCGCTACGACGACAACCACGTGATTGTTGAACGTGGCCTGGCCGGTGGGGCGAGTTTCTTCTGGGCGTGGGAACGTTCCGGCAAGGCGGCGCGCTGTGTCCGGCATTGGGCGAGCTTTTCCCAGATGGACACGCGCTATGCCTGGGACGACGACGGCCGCGTCACGCTGTTCAACGCCGATGGCAGCCAGGAGGTTTACGTCCACGACGGGCGTGCACGGCTGGTGCAGCGGGTCGATCCGGAGGGCGCAACTCACTACAAATCCTACGACGACAAAGGACGCCTGACAGTCGAGCAAGACCCGCTCGGCGCGGTGACGGCCTATCAATATGACGACGCCGGACGCCTGGTCGCGGTGTTTCCCGGGGATGATCAACCGACGTCCTACGAGCATGACAACGGCTTCGTACGGGTAGTCCGGCGTGGCGAAGCGGTATGGAAATACGAGCGTAACGATCAGGGCGATGTCACCCGCCGGACTGATCCTGACGGCCATGTCACGGACTACAGCTACAACCAACATGGGCAACTGACGGGGGTTTGGTATCCCGATAACAGTTGCCATCGGCTGGTGTGGAACGAGCGTGGGCAGCGGGTTGAGGAACAGTTGCCGAATGGCGGCATCAAGCGCTATCGCTATGACGACGTAGGCCGCCTGGTCTCCCGCGAGGATGAACATGGCGCGCTGACCGGGTATCAGTGGGACAGCGTGGGTCGGATGATTCGCGTGGTACTGCCGGACGGCGCCACCCGCGAATACAGCTACAACGCCTACGGAAAAGTCACCGCCGAGTGCGATGAACTGGGGCACGTCACCCGCTATGAATATGCGGATGGCCTGCACCTGATCAGCCGGCGGATCAACGCCGATGGCAGCCAGGTCAAGTACCGCTACGACAACACCCGGTTGCTGCTGACCGAGATCGAAAACGAAGCCGGTGAAACCTATGGGTTGCAGTACTACCCCAACGGCCTGATCCAGCAGGAAATCGGCTTTGACGGCCAGCGCACGACGTATGCCTACGACCTCAACGGCAACCTGCAAGAAAAGACCGAACACGGCGATGACGGCAGCCAGCTAATCACCCGCTACGAGCGCGACTTCGCCGGGCGCCTCGTACGAAAAACCCTGCCCGACGGCAGTGTTGTGGATTACGCCTACGACACCCAAGGCAACCTGCTTAGCGTCGACGACGGGCATTGGGCACTGGCCTACGAGTACGACGCACAAAACCGACTCACTGCCGAACACCAAGGCTGGGGCACCTTGCGCTATGCCTACGATGCCTGCGGCCACTTGCACCACCTGCGCCTGCCGGACAACAACCGGGTGGTGTTCAACCGTGCCAAAGGGGGACACCTTTCAACCGTCGATTTGAATGGGCAAACGCTCACCTCACACCTGTTCAAATCCGGCCAGGAACGTCAACGCCAGCAAGGCCAACTGCTAAGTCACTACCACTACGACGACCAGCAGCGGCTGCATGCCCACACCGTCACCCAACAGCAGAACCACCTCTACCGGCGGCAGTATGACTACGACAAATCCGGCAACCTGAACCGCGTCCTCGACACCCGCAAAGGCGAACACCACTACAGCTACGACCCACTCAATCGCCTCACCCGCGCCGACCATTCCCAGGACCACCAGGAACGTTTCGTACACGACCCGGCCGGCAACCTGCTCATGCAAAACCGCACCGGCCCGGACGTAGTGGCGGGCAATCGGTTGATGATCCAGGGGGACCGGCACTACGACTATGACGCGTTTGGCAACCTGATCCGTGAGCGTCGCGGCAAGGGGCAGCAGCTTGTCACCGAGTATCGCTACGACTGTCAGCATCGGCTGGTTGCCGCCACTCAACCCAACGGCCAAACATCCCACTACCGCTACGACCCGTTTGGCCGACGCATCAGCAAAACCGTTGAAGGCGTGACGACGGAGTTCTTCTGGCAAGGCGACAAACTGATCGCCGAACACCACGCGGAACGGCATCGCAGCTACCTCTACGAACCGGACAGCTTCCGCCCGCTGGCCCTGCTGGAAGGCTTCGGTCCCAACGACACCAAACCCTACCACTACCAACTGGACCACCTCGGCACACCTCAGGAACTGACAAACCCCGACGGCGAAATCGTCTGGTCTGCGCACTACCGCGCCTACGGCGAAATCACCCGTCTCGACGTCGGAACAATCGATAACCCGCTGCGTTTCCAGGGCCAATATTTTGACCCGGAAAGCGGGCTGCACTACAACCGGCATCGCTACTACAATCCGGATATTGGGCGTTATCTGACGCCGGACCCGGTGAAGCTGGCGGGTGGGATCAATGGGTATCGGTATGTACCCAATCCTACGGGGTGGGTGGATCCGTTAGGGTTGAGTAACTGTCCGGGCACGGGAGGTTGTGAATCTACCGTAGGCCATAACGACCCTGAAAGAAAGGCAAGCGCTGACGACAGAAGCCCTTCGCTTCCACAGCCGACACGGGCTGAAAGACAGATTCGAATCACTGAACTAGCAGAAGAAAATGCAAAAAAACGAGTCGAATCTATTCAAAATCAATATGACATGCACACTATCGACAGGCACAGCCCCGAAATTACTGACACTGCATTGAAACAGAGGGCAATCGACGGAACAGATCCAGGCACAGGATTACGTAGGCCGCATGACAGAGGGAATGTAAGCTCTCAATTTCACAGTTGGCGACTGCAACTGAGCGCCTTGAACAAAGCCTTAACTCGCGAGCCACTTGGGTTAGATCCGTTTAATGGGAAAGACCACAACAACAATCCCATACTCAAACTGGAGTTGCCAGGAGCAGGCCGAGGCTACAGACCCAATAGAAAAACCCCACAGGCTCCGCACCTCAATGAAAACCTAAATTGGTTCGAGGTGAAGTTTGATATAGACGATAACACCAGGCCATTCACTGCTTTTCCTGCCGAGAAAAAATAA
- the imuA gene encoding translesion DNA synthesis-associated protein ImuA: protein MGAVVALDTLFNGGRVWKGRPAAPPSSVHPTGLAGLDAVLPSGGWPEAALSEILMAKEGVGELQLVLPTLARLSKAGERIVLVAPPYTPYPHAWQNAGVDLRLLSVIQAEERDALWAVEQCLRSGSCGAVLCWPRKADDRALRRLQVAAETGQTLAFAWRSLNEAINSSPAALRLAVEAKPAQVRVLKCRGGLAHPAPIALAGH, encoded by the coding sequence ATGGGCGCCGTCGTTGCGCTGGACACGCTGTTCAATGGCGGCCGCGTGTGGAAAGGCCGGCCCGCCGCGCCACCGTCCAGCGTGCATCCCACCGGGCTGGCGGGGTTGGACGCGGTGTTGCCCAGCGGCGGTTGGCCGGAGGCGGCGTTGAGTGAAATCCTCATGGCCAAGGAGGGCGTCGGCGAGTTGCAGTTGGTGCTGCCGACCCTGGCACGCTTGTCAAAGGCCGGCGAGCGCATTGTGTTGGTGGCGCCGCCCTACACGCCGTATCCCCATGCCTGGCAGAACGCCGGGGTGGATCTGCGTTTGCTCTCGGTGATCCAGGCCGAGGAGCGCGACGCGCTGTGGGCAGTGGAGCAGTGTTTGCGTTCCGGCAGTTGCGGCGCGGTGTTGTGCTGGCCGCGCAAGGCCGATGACCGTGCGCTGCGGCGCTTGCAGGTGGCGGCGGAAACCGGGCAGACCCTGGCGTTCGCCTGGCGCTCCTTGAACGAGGCGATCAACTCATCGCCCGCCGCGTTGCGCCTGGCGGTTGAAGCGAAGCCCGCGCAAGTGCGGGTGCTCAAGTGCCGCGGCGGCCTGGCCCACCCGGCGCCGATTGCCCTGGCCGGGCACTGA
- a CDS encoding error-prone DNA polymerase produces MSYAELHCLSNFSFQRGASTALELFERAKHQGYSALAITDECTLAGIVRAWQAAKAVQLPLIIGSEMRIENGPKLVLLVENLSGYQQLCRLITVARRRAEKGRYRLLQEDFDQPLPGLLALWIAEDRTTQAEIQWLRRTFAERLWLAVQLHCGQDDARLLEQRLQLAASLQLPAVACGDVHMHARGRRALQDTMTAIRHHVPVAEAGTRLHPNGERHLRSLDALAALYPQALLDETATIARRCTFDLSQLRYHYPRELVPAGHDARSWLRAVTEEGIARRWPEGVDAKTLQQINNELELISELGYESYFLTVHDIVRFARSRSILCQGRGSAANSAVCFALGITEINPSLMNMLFERFLSRERNEPPDIDVDFEHERREEVLQYVFQRYGRTRAALTAVVSSYHAAGAVRDVAKALGLPPDQINALADCCGRWSDAAPPLERLREGGFDPDSPLLRRVLTLTQQLIGFPRHLSQHPGGFVISEYPLDTLVPVENAAMAERTIIQWDKDDLDAVGLLKVDILALGMLSAIRRCFDLLRRHRHLDLALATIPKEDPATYAMISKADTIGVFQIESRAQMSMLPRLKPKTFYDLVIEVAIVRPGPIQGGMVHPYLRRRNREEETTYPSPQLKAVLERTLGIPLFQEQVMQIAMVAADYGPGEADQLRRSMAAWKRHGGLEPHQERLRTGMLKNGYSEAFAAQIFEQIKGFGSYGFPESHAASFALLTYASCWLKCHEPAAFACALINSWPMGFYSPDQILQDARRHRLQIRPVDVQASDWDCSLEPIEGAQPAIRMGLRMIAGFREEEGRRIEAARQRRPFNDIADLDERAGLDARAQALLADAGALRALAGNRHTARWAVAGVHKQLGLFAGLPSPDEDVVELPAPTVGEDLQADYATVGTTLGPHPLALLRDELRRRRCRSSRELMAVEHGRNVSVAGLVTGRQRPGTASGVTFVTLEDEFGNLNVVVWRDLAERQRQALVGSRLLKVDGRWEAVGEVRHLIAGRLTDLTPLLEGIHVRSRDFH; encoded by the coding sequence ATGAGTTACGCCGAACTGCATTGTCTGTCCAATTTCAGTTTCCAGCGCGGCGCGTCTACGGCGCTGGAGTTGTTCGAACGCGCCAAACACCAAGGCTACAGCGCCCTGGCGATCACCGATGAATGCACCCTGGCGGGCATTGTGCGCGCCTGGCAGGCGGCCAAAGCGGTGCAGTTACCGCTGATTATCGGCAGCGAGATGCGCATCGAGAACGGCCCGAAACTGGTGCTGTTGGTGGAAAACCTCAGCGGTTACCAGCAGCTGTGCCGCTTGATCACGGTGGCCCGCCGGCGTGCCGAGAAGGGCCGCTACCGCCTGCTGCAAGAGGACTTCGACCAGCCGCTGCCCGGCCTGCTGGCACTGTGGATCGCCGAAGATCGCACCACCCAGGCCGAGATCCAATGGCTGCGCCGCACCTTCGCCGAACGCCTGTGGCTGGCGGTGCAGCTGCATTGCGGCCAGGACGATGCGCGCCTGCTGGAACAGCGCCTGCAACTGGCCGCCAGCCTGCAACTGCCTGCCGTGGCCTGTGGCGATGTGCACATGCATGCCCGTGGCCGCCGCGCCCTGCAAGACACCATGACCGCGATCCGCCATCACGTGCCGGTGGCCGAAGCCGGCACGCGCCTGCATCCCAATGGCGAACGGCATCTGCGCAGCCTCGACGCCCTGGCCGCGTTGTACCCGCAAGCCTTGCTCGACGAAACCGCAACCATCGCCCGGCGCTGTACCTTCGACCTCAGCCAGTTGCGCTACCACTACCCGCGCGAATTGGTGCCCGCAGGCCATGACGCCCGCTCCTGGCTGCGCGCCGTGACCGAAGAGGGCATCGCCCGGCGCTGGCCAGAGGGCGTGGATGCGAAGACCTTGCAGCAGATCAACAACGAGCTGGAGCTGATCAGCGAGCTGGGCTACGAAAGTTACTTCCTCACCGTGCACGACATCGTACGTTTTGCCCGCAGCCGTTCGATCCTGTGCCAGGGCCGGGGCTCGGCGGCCAACTCGGCGGTGTGTTTCGCCCTGGGGATCACCGAGATCAACCCGAGCCTGATGAATATGCTGTTCGAACGCTTTCTGTCCAGAGAGCGCAATGAGCCGCCGGACATCGACGTGGACTTCGAACACGAGCGCCGCGAAGAAGTGCTGCAGTACGTGTTCCAGCGCTATGGCCGTACCCGCGCGGCGCTGACGGCGGTGGTCAGCAGCTACCATGCCGCCGGCGCGGTGCGTGACGTGGCCAAGGCCCTGGGTTTGCCGCCGGATCAGATCAACGCCCTGGCTGACTGCTGCGGACGCTGGAGCGACGCTGCGCCGCCACTTGAGCGCCTGCGTGAAGGCGGCTTCGACCCCGACAGCCCGCTGCTGCGTCGGGTACTCACACTGACCCAGCAACTGATCGGCTTCCCCCGGCACCTGTCCCAGCACCCTGGCGGTTTTGTGATTTCCGAATACCCGCTGGACACCCTGGTGCCTGTGGAAAACGCGGCGATGGCCGAGCGCACCATCATTCAATGGGACAAGGACGACCTCGACGCGGTAGGCCTGCTCAAGGTGGATATTCTCGCCCTCGGCATGCTCAGCGCGATCCGCCGCTGCTTCGATCTGCTGCGCCGCCATCGTCACCTCGACCTGGCCTTGGCGACCATTCCCAAGGAAGACCCGGCGACCTACGCGATGATCAGCAAGGCCGACACCATCGGCGTGTTCCAGATCGAGTCGCGGGCGCAGATGTCGATGTTGCCCAGGCTCAAGCCCAAGACTTTTTATGACCTGGTGATCGAGGTGGCGATCGTGCGGCCGGGGCCGATCCAGGGTGGCATGGTGCATCCATACCTGCGGCGGCGGAACAGGGAGGAAGAGACCACCTATCCCTCGCCGCAATTGAAAGCGGTGCTGGAGCGGACCCTGGGCATCCCGCTGTTTCAGGAGCAAGTCATGCAGATCGCCATGGTCGCTGCCGATTACGGCCCCGGCGAGGCGGATCAGTTGCGCCGTTCCATGGCCGCCTGGAAACGCCACGGCGGCCTGGAGCCGCACCAGGAACGGCTGCGCACCGGCATGCTGAAAAACGGCTACAGCGAGGCGTTCGCCGCGCAGATATTCGAGCAGATCAAGGGCTTTGGCAGCTATGGCTTTCCGGAGTCCCACGCGGCCAGTTTCGCCTTGCTGACCTATGCCAGTTGCTGGCTCAAGTGCCATGAGCCGGCGGCCTTTGCCTGTGCGCTGATCAACAGCTGGCCCATGGGGTTCTACAGTCCGGACCAGATCCTGCAGGATGCGCGGCGACATCGGTTGCAGATCCGTCCGGTGGATGTGCAGGCCAGTGACTGGGATTGCAGCCTGGAACCTATCGAGGGCGCGCAGCCGGCGATTCGCATGGGCTTGCGCATGATCGCGGGGTTTCGCGAAGAGGAGGGGCGGCGCATCGAAGCGGCGCGTCAACGTCGCCCGTTCAACGATATTGCCGACCTGGACGAGCGCGCAGGCCTGGACGCCCGTGCCCAGGCGTTGCTGGCGGATGCCGGTGCCTTGCGCGCCTTGGCGGGCAACCGGCACACGGCGCGCTGGGCGGTGGCCGGGGTGCATAAGCAACTCGGGTTGTTTGCCGGCTTGCCCAGCCCGGATGAAGACGTGGTGGAACTGCCCGCGCCCACGGTGGGGGAAGACTTGCAGGCCGACTACGCCACCGTCGGCACTACCCTTGGCCCGCATCCGCTGGCGTTGCTGCGTGATGAATTGCGCAGACGGCGCTGCCGCAGCTCCAGGGAGCTGATGGCGGTGGAGCATGGGCGCAATGTCAGCGTCGCGGGTCTGGTG
- a CDS encoding contact-dependent growth inhibition system immunity protein → MNKPLTELQQFLGAYFNQDWAEEHSSADEVG, encoded by the coding sequence ATGAATAAGCCACTGACAGAACTCCAGCAATTTCTGGGGGCGTACTTCAACCAAGACTGGGCAGAGGAACACTCCTCGGCCGACGAAGTCGGTTAA
- a CDS encoding DNA polymerase Y family protein, whose protein sequence is MRWVCIVFPQLALDGVQRAHPEPDQPLALLAGTPQRRVLQTVNDAARALGLRPGQSLTAAHALVQTFASAEYDPAEIERWQQFLAAWAYRFSSQVSLYYPRALLFEIESSLGLFGPWPQFEARLRQELTELGFRHRIVAAPNPAAARVLANLYDGLAVADDRALMQALAPLPIDRAGLDPQAATALSRMGLRTLAQVQALPRHTLARRFDASLLKHLDALTGQRPLALAFYQPPDQFDVRIELNFDVQSHQALLFPLRRLTGDLSAFLCGRDSGVQRFDLHLEHAQTPDSVIKVGLLSAEREPAMLFELARGRLEQVQVTSPVRGFRLVAQDLPVFVPQRQDLFDDRPQQTLPWEQLRERLRARLGDDAVQGLRFHADHRPECAWQAAADSRPSPPLNNVRRPGWLLSEPTLLAEPGIQILMGPERIESGWWDGADIRRDYYLIQTRAGQQGWAYRTVGQRDGLWLQGWFA, encoded by the coding sequence ATGCGCTGGGTGTGTATTGTCTTTCCGCAATTGGCGCTGGACGGGGTGCAGCGTGCGCACCCCGAGCCGGACCAACCCCTGGCCCTGTTGGCCGGCACGCCGCAGCGGCGCGTGTTGCAAACCGTCAATGATGCGGCCCGAGCGTTGGGGCTGCGTCCTGGACAATCCCTGACCGCCGCCCATGCCCTGGTCCAGACGTTTGCCAGCGCCGAATACGACCCCGCCGAGATCGAACGCTGGCAGCAATTCCTGGCAGCCTGGGCCTATCGGTTCAGCTCCCAGGTCAGCCTGTATTACCCGCGGGCCTTGTTGTTTGAAATCGAGTCGAGCCTGGGCTTGTTCGGCCCGTGGCCGCAGTTCGAAGCGCGCTTGCGCCAGGAACTGACCGAGTTGGGTTTTCGCCACCGCATCGTCGCCGCGCCCAACCCGGCAGCGGCGCGGGTGCTGGCCAATCTCTACGATGGCCTGGCGGTGGCCGATGACCGCGCCTTGATGCAGGCCTTGGCGCCGCTGCCGATTGACCGCGCCGGCCTCGACCCGCAAGCGGCCACGGCCTTGTCGCGCATGGGCCTGCGCACCCTGGCCCAGGTGCAGGCGTTGCCCCGGCACACCTTGGCGCGGCGGTTTGATGCCAGCCTGCTCAAACACCTCGATGCCTTGACCGGGCAGCGCCCGCTGGCCCTGGCGTTCTATCAACCGCCGGATCAGTTCGATGTGCGCATCGAGTTGAATTTCGACGTGCAATCCCACCAGGCGCTGCTGTTCCCGTTGCGGCGCTTGACCGGCGATCTGTCCGCCTTCCTCTGTGGGCGCGACAGTGGCGTGCAGCGTTTCGACCTGCACCTGGAGCATGCCCAGACCCCCGACAGCGTGATCAAGGTCGGCCTGCTCAGTGCCGAACGTGAACCGGCGATGCTGTTCGAACTGGCGCGCGGCCGCCTGGAGCAAGTGCAGGTGACATCCCCGGTGCGCGGCTTTCGCCTGGTGGCCCAGGACCTGCCGGTGTTCGTGCCACAGCGCCAGGACCTGTTCGACGACCGCCCGCAACAGACCCTGCCGTGGGAGCAACTGCGCGAACGCCTGCGCGCCCGGCTAGGGGATGACGCGGTGCAGGGCCTGCGCTTTCACGCCGACCATCGCCCCGAATGCGCCTGGCAAGCGGCGGCCGACAGTCGCCCCAGCCCACCCCTGAACAACGTCCGGCGCCCCGGCTGGTTGCTGAGCGAACCGACCCTGCTGGCCGAGCCGGGCATCCAGATCCTCATGGGCCCGGAGCGCATCGAATCCGGCTGGTGGGACGGCGCCGACATCCGCCGCGACTACTACCTGATCCAGACCCGTGCCGGTCAACAAGGCTGGGCCTACCGCACCGTGGGCCAGCGCGATGGGCTGTGGCTGCAAGGCTGGTTTGCATGA
- the lexA gene encoding transcriptional repressor LexA, which yields MYSMTTLTPRRTAILTFIRDRIAQQGQPPSLAEIAEAFGFASRSVARKHVLALTEAGFIEVNPNQARGIRLLNQPARPEWLDVPVLGRVAAGLPIGADAEVHSRLQLDPATFSKTPDYLLRVQGDSMIEDGILDGDLVGVRRSAEALNGQIVVARLDGEVTIKRFERSGDSVRLLPRNPAYQPIVVGPDRDLAIEGVFCGLVRQG from the coding sequence ATGTACTCCATGACGACTCTGACTCCCCGCCGCACCGCCATCCTGACCTTTATCCGCGACCGTATCGCGCAACAAGGCCAGCCCCCCAGCCTCGCCGAGATCGCCGAGGCCTTCGGTTTTGCCTCGCGCAGCGTGGCGCGCAAGCATGTGCTGGCGTTGACCGAGGCCGGTTTTATCGAGGTCAACCCGAACCAGGCGCGTGGTATTCGCTTGCTCAACCAACCGGCGCGCCCGGAGTGGCTGGATGTGCCGGTGCTCGGCCGGGTGGCCGCAGGCTTGCCCATCGGCGCCGATGCCGAAGTGCACAGCCGTCTGCAACTGGACCCAGCCACCTTCAGCAAAACCCCGGATTACCTGTTGCGGGTGCAGGGCGACTCGATGATCGAAGACGGCATCCTTGACGGCGATCTGGTCGGCGTACGCCGCAGTGCCGAGGCCTTGAACGGGCAGATTGTGGTGGCGCGCCTGGACGGCGAAGTGACCATCAAGCGTTTCGAACGCAGCGGCGACAGCGTGCGCCTGTTGCCGCGCAACCCCGCGTATCAACCGATCGTGGTGGGGCCCGACCGCGACCTGGCCATCGAAGGGGTGTTCTGCGGCCTGGTGAGGCAAGGCTGA